Proteins encoded in a region of the Pseudomonas sp. GOM7 genome:
- a CDS encoding ribonucleotide-diphosphate reductase subunit beta — MLSWDEFDKEDGAEAAVAQKTTAQPGDMSLDALNRVGGDAALEARAVDASDSDAVARAKKALDALDIQEGLDELEGEGARVHVGDKQMINARADLNQLVPFKYDWAWQKYLDGCANHWMPQEVNMNADIALWKSTDGLTEDERRIVKRNLGFFSTADSLVANNLVLAVYRLITNPECRQYILRQAFEEAIHTHAYQYCIESLGMDEGEIFNMYHEIPSVAKKASWGLKYTRSISDPTFQTGTPETDRQFLKNLIAYYCVLEGIFFYCGFTQILSMGRRNKMTGTAEQFQYILRDESMHLNFGIDMINQIKIENPHLWDADMKDEATQMILQGTQLEIEYARDTMPRGVLGMNAAMMEDYLKFIANRRLTQIGLKEEYPGTTNPFPWMSEIMDLKKEKNFFETRVIEYQTGGALSWD, encoded by the coding sequence ATGCTGAGCTGGGATGAATTCGACAAGGAAGACGGCGCAGAAGCCGCCGTCGCACAGAAAACCACCGCACAACCGGGCGACATGAGCCTCGACGCGCTGAACCGTGTCGGCGGTGACGCCGCCCTCGAAGCGCGCGCCGTGGATGCCAGCGACTCAGACGCCGTGGCCCGCGCCAAGAAAGCCCTGGACGCCCTCGACATCCAGGAAGGCCTGGACGAACTCGAAGGCGAAGGCGCTCGCGTACACGTCGGCGACAAGCAGATGATCAACGCCCGTGCCGACCTCAACCAGCTCGTACCCTTCAAGTACGACTGGGCCTGGCAGAAGTATCTGGATGGTTGCGCCAACCACTGGATGCCGCAGGAAGTGAACATGAACGCCGACATCGCGCTGTGGAAGAGCACCGATGGCCTGACCGAAGACGAGCGCCGCATCGTCAAGCGCAACCTCGGCTTCTTCTCCACCGCCGACAGCCTGGTCGCCAACAACCTGGTGCTGGCCGTGTACCGCCTGATCACCAACCCCGAGTGCCGCCAGTACATCCTGCGCCAGGCCTTCGAGGAAGCGATCCACACCCACGCCTACCAGTACTGCATCGAGTCGCTGGGCATGGATGAAGGCGAAATCTTCAACATGTACCACGAGATCCCGAGCGTCGCGAAGAAAGCCTCCTGGGGCCTCAAGTACACCCGCTCGATCAGCGACCCCACCTTCCAGACCGGCACCCCGGAAACCGATCGCCAGTTCCTCAAGAACCTGATCGCCTACTACTGCGTGCTGGAAGGCATCTTCTTCTACTGCGGCTTCACCCAGATCCTCTCCATGGGCCGCCGCAACAAGATGACCGGCACCGCCGAGCAGTTCCAGTACATCCTGCGTGACGAGTCCATGCACCTGAACTTCGGCATCGACATGATCAACCAGATCAAGATCGAAAACCCGCACCTGTGGGACGCCGACATGAAGGACGAAGCGACCCAGATGATCCTGCAGGGCACCCAACTGGAGATCGAATACGCCCGCGACACCATGCCGCGCGGCGTACTGGGCATGAACGCCGCGATGATGGAGGACTACCTCAAATTCATCGCCAACCGCCGCCTGACCCAGATCGGCCTGAAGGAAGAGTACCCAGGTACCACCAACCCCTTCCCGTGGATGAGCGAGATCATGGACCTGAAGAAGGAGAAGAACTTCTTCGAGACCCGAGTGATCGAGTATCAGACGGGTGGGGCGTTGAGCTGGGATTGA
- a CDS encoding NACHT domain-containing protein: MNEEKLLEIAATAFIKEISAEIKNAYAGVTAEAKQFLEIGLTDYIQNQYNRFRSVKTILRGNTPNYFYDVYHPLNIKSHKHQAITTSIDSTFEKSNYITVIGEGGSGKSTLVKHLFLRALGEKRAIPVFIELRHLTNSKNSIESHIKDKILEQKLSESTKILERMLSSGKFLFFLDGYDEISGEYKKNITESINGFTEKYRNNKYLLTTRPYSDIDLLPLFHNYHIEQLKDHDIASFIERQLREEPELAEKIKKSIKESKSKHIASFLKNPLLLSLYILTYQSNSSIPTKKYVFYRRVINALFSEHDSKTKLGFERETKCRLQQEDFEKVLKAFCFVSYFDEAFSFEHDELISRLDKVKTEISELRFSPTDFTSDMKIAISLWIEDGGITTFAHRSLQEYFAALFIKDLDDQNKEQVYAQILKKLESIATLNEIENFLSLCEEMDEASFNKNLAIPILEELRKELTGRDTLSKFVTFFSSGINLRHITSETKKITNIAHTMVNRKVYKSIYFHLPFTIKLHDLMTQLDPEELFPEGIPPSERRDYATFLFSKTKGLKKKVIEVLKEKGAYSLAQKFLDYIDKEIDKRSKKIALQNKTNTGLINMIKK; encoded by the coding sequence ATGAATGAAGAAAAGCTCCTTGAGATAGCTGCTACAGCTTTTATCAAAGAAATATCTGCCGAAATAAAAAATGCTTACGCCGGAGTAACCGCCGAAGCAAAACAATTTCTAGAAATAGGCCTTACCGACTACATTCAAAATCAATACAACAGATTCAGAAGTGTAAAAACCATTCTTAGAGGAAACACTCCAAACTATTTCTATGACGTATATCATCCTTTAAACATAAAAAGCCACAAACACCAAGCAATAACAACCTCAATCGACAGCACATTCGAGAAAAGTAATTACATCACAGTTATCGGCGAAGGAGGAAGCGGTAAAAGCACTCTAGTAAAACATCTTTTCCTCAGAGCCCTTGGAGAAAAACGCGCAATACCTGTTTTCATAGAGCTGCGCCACCTCACAAATTCAAAGAACTCAATTGAATCACACATAAAAGATAAAATCCTTGAACAAAAACTTTCTGAATCCACAAAAATTCTTGAGCGCATGCTCTCTTCTGGAAAGTTTCTTTTTTTTCTGGACGGCTACGATGAAATATCCGGGGAATACAAGAAAAACATAACAGAGAGCATCAATGGCTTCACCGAAAAATACAGAAACAACAAATACCTACTCACCACTCGCCCGTATTCCGACATAGACCTCCTACCCCTATTCCACAACTACCACATAGAGCAACTAAAAGATCACGATATCGCCAGCTTTATTGAGAGACAACTAAGAGAAGAACCGGAGCTAGCTGAAAAAATAAAAAAATCAATTAAGGAATCAAAATCAAAGCATATAGCAAGCTTCTTAAAGAACCCCTTACTACTATCGCTTTACATACTTACCTATCAAAGCAACTCATCAATCCCAACAAAGAAATATGTTTTCTACAGACGCGTAATTAACGCTCTATTCTCTGAACATGACAGTAAGACAAAGTTAGGATTCGAACGTGAAACGAAGTGCCGCCTACAACAGGAGGACTTTGAAAAAGTATTGAAAGCATTCTGTTTCGTCAGCTATTTTGACGAGGCATTTTCATTTGAACACGACGAATTAATATCACGCCTAGACAAAGTAAAAACAGAAATATCAGAACTAAGATTCTCCCCAACCGACTTCACAAGCGATATGAAAATCGCCATTTCTCTGTGGATAGAGGATGGCGGCATTACAACCTTCGCTCACAGATCGCTACAAGAATACTTTGCCGCCCTATTCATAAAAGACCTAGACGACCAGAACAAAGAACAAGTCTACGCTCAAATATTAAAAAAACTAGAATCAATCGCAACACTCAATGAGATAGAAAACTTCTTGTCGTTATGCGAAGAAATGGACGAAGCCAGCTTCAATAAAAACCTTGCGATCCCAATACTAGAGGAACTCAGAAAAGAGCTTACTGGCAGAGACACCCTATCAAAATTTGTCACATTCTTTTCTAGTGGAATAAACCTCCGCCACATCACCTCAGAGACGAAAAAAATCACCAACATCGCTCACACAATGGTCAATAGAAAAGTCTACAAATCAATATATTTCCACCTACCCTTCACAATAAAACTACATGACCTAATGACACAACTTGACCCAGAAGAACTTTTCCCTGAAGGGATACCACCCTCTGAGAGAAGGGACTATGCGACATTTTTATTCAGCAAAACAAAAGGACTAAAGAAAAAGGTCATCGAAGTACTTAAAGAAAAAGGCGCATACTCTCTTGCGCAAAAATTCCTAGACTACATAGATAAAGAAATAGACAAGAGATCAAAAAAAATAGCACTCCAAAATAAAACAAATACAGGATTAATTAACATGATAAAAAAATGA
- a CDS encoding DUF4952 domain-containing protein, giving the protein MNRLISGLLFMVLLVLAGCAKAELRCGDFLAQLSDKPDSVEFLGCAQDIDAQGKPFVARYRVTGSNAPEAERYMSRSFGLPTLQFICCGWDSTPYFYRDKATGLGYMLGMGSEETPINKRDAWPEIKYFYINVSLATEDP; this is encoded by the coding sequence ATGAATCGGCTGATTTCCGGGCTTCTCTTCATGGTTTTGCTGGTGTTGGCCGGTTGTGCGAAGGCTGAGCTACGTTGCGGTGACTTTCTTGCACAGCTCAGCGATAAGCCAGATTCCGTTGAGTTCCTAGGCTGCGCTCAAGACATCGATGCGCAGGGAAAACCTTTCGTCGCTCGCTACCGTGTAACAGGCTCGAACGCACCTGAGGCCGAACGATATATGAGCCGTAGCTTCGGTCTACCAACGCTTCAATTCATCTGCTGCGGTTGGGACTCAACGCCTTATTTTTATCGCGACAAAGCGACAGGGCTGGGTTACATGCTAGGCATGGGGTCTGAGGAAACACCCATAAATAAACGTGACGCTTGGCCAGAGATAAAATATTTCTACATCAATGTTTCTCTGGCGACTGAAGATCCATGA